In Heteronotia binoei isolate CCM8104 ecotype False Entrance Well chromosome 5, APGP_CSIRO_Hbin_v1, whole genome shotgun sequence, the DNA window GACGCTGGAGCGGAGCCCAGCGAAAACGAGAAAGCCtgagaagcagtagaacaaaagaggggtcgattgcacctttaagaccaacttcctTTTATTcctccaaataggcagccgtgttggtctgaagtagtagagcaAAATAAGAGTCGatcgcaccttgaagaccaacttcgttttattccTCCAAATTGACAGCCGttttggtctgaagtagtagaagaaaagaggagtcgattgcacctttaagaccaacttcgttttattcctccaaataggcagccatgttgatctgaagtacaacaaaataggagtcgattgcacctttaagaccaacttaattttattcttccaaataggcagccgtgctggtctgaagtagtagagcaAAAGAAGAGTtgatcgcacctttaagaccaacttagttttattcctccaaataggcagccgtgttggtctgaagtagtagagcaAAAGAAGAGTTGAtcgcacctttacgaccaacttcgttttattcttccaaataggcagccgtgttggtctgaagtagaacaaaagaggagtcgatcgcacctttaaggccaacgtagttttattcctccaaataggcagccatgctggtctgaagtagtagagcaaaagaggagtcaattgcacctttaagagcaacttaATTTTATTCCTCCAAATAGGCAAccgaagtagtagaacaaaataggagtcaattgcacctttaagaccaacttcgttttattcctccaaataggcagccttgttggtctgtagagcaaaataggagtcgattgcacctttaagaccagcttaatTTTATTcctccaaataggcagccgtgttggtctgaagtggaaCAAAAGAGGAGTcgatcgcacctttaagaccaacttcgttttattcctccaaataggcagccgtgttggtctgaagtagtagagcaAAAGAAGAGTtgatcgcacctttaagaccaacttcgttttattcctccaaataggcagccgtgttggtctgaagtagtagagcaAAAGAGGAGTCgatcacacctttaagaccaacttagttttatttctccaaataggcagccgtgttggtctgaagtagtagagcaAAAGAAGAGTTGAtcgcacctttacgaccaacttcgttttattcttccaaataggcagccgtgttggtctgaagtagaacaaaagaggagtcgatcgcacctttaaggccaacgtagttttattcctccaaataggcagccatgctggtctgaagtagtagagcaaaagaggagtcaattgcacctttaagagcaacttaATTTTATTCCTCCAAATAGGCAAccgaagtagtagaacaaaataggagtcaattgcacctttaagaccaacttcgttttattcctccaaataggcagccttgttggtctgtagagcaaaataggagtcgattgcacctttaagaccaacttcgttttattcctccaaataggcagccgtgttggtctgtagagcaaaataggagtcgattgcacctttaagaccaacttcgttttattcctccaaataggcagccatgctggtctgaagtagtagaacaaaataggagtcgattgcacctttaaggcggaagtctgttccactgaggaattgttctaatgatcagcaagttcttcctaatgttgagccggaaactcttctgatttaatttcaacccactggtacATGCtaatctccttcaacctttcctcgtaggacttggtctccagacccctccccatctttgttgccctcctcaggACACATCCCAGcatgtctatattcttcttaaaatgtcgATTTAATGGTGGCACAAAGGGGGTCTCGGGGAGTCCTTGGTTGTTGCCCCGCAACTCTAACCTCCTTTTGTTCCCAGATGCCTTCTCTCGACACACCCTCCACTATTTCGAGACGGCCATCTGGGAGCCGGGCTGGCAGCTTCCCCAGTTCACCTCTTTGGCGTATGTGGACGACTGGCTGATTGGCAGCTACGACAGTCACGCTGACCAGTGCGTGCCTCAGTCGCCCTGGATAGAGGACATCATCCATGATGACTCTGACTTCTGGGCAAGGACCACGGGATGGGACTTCGCCTCAAGCTTTGTCATGGATCTGATGATTCTGAAGAATGTTCACAACCAGAGTAGGGGTGAGTGGAGGCACGCAAAGGGGCAAGGCTGCCGGGTATCCCTGAGTGTGTGAAAGGAGCCCCGCCCAAGAAATAACCTGCTTTTTACCTCTACGTTGTCAAGCATGTTAATTTTATGCAGTATTGAATTCTGATTGCTTTTCCCTCAGTCgttctttcctttcccatagctgcatatcaaaacgaaaaaaaacccctttcctttctcacctccctcttcccttttccaccttggggtagcaaatgtaggaatgcagtaactttgatgatagagggaaaggaggcgcctcccttgaacagttcccattcattgcTTATCAATGGTGGCAAGAATGCATGGGACCGAGGGAAGTTTCAACCGCAAGATAGTAGTTTGCATAGTTGTAATAGTTCACACATCCTTGTTATGTCCTTAAGCTATCTTCCCTATGCTCTGATGTAATCCTTAAAATCCCATGCTATGGTCAaatctgtatcactttcaaggtgttccGCCTTGAAggaacaatggattatcaataaactgagacTTTGTATTCAACAATCGCTTGGTTACTTGAaactaccatgcttgacattttgaaagtgatccacGAGGAATTCAACTGAACTGGTAACTTTCTGGCCGAATGGCAGAGAGAGCTCTTGATAACAGTGGACTCCCCAACCCTCTGGACAGAGGACAAGAAGACGACATCGAggtgaggacccccccccccgcccatggcACATCCTAGACACACCCCTGCATGTACAGCAACTCCTGGTCACCCCCAGGAATTGGGAACCGCAGACTTCCACCACTCTGATGGAGGAGGCACCCGCGCAAAGGAAAGCCATCCTGACCCGGCACTCCCGACAAGTGAGAGTGATGATTGGGGAGAGTGGCCCGGGGGGGTGCACGGGAGAGTGCTCAaccagctgcaagtgaggagcgGGAAGAACCCCGACCCGAGGAAGAAGATGGAGGTGGAGATCCTGAGCAATCTGGTCCtgacgaagaggaggaggaagagatgggaCCAGTCGAAAGGGGAATACTCCAGACGGCGAGAAACAAGATGGCTAACATAGCCAGAGGCCTGAGGGATGAGATCCAAGCTAACACCACCTTCATGGCGCAAGAGGTCAGAAGGCAACTTGAACGCGTGCTGAGACCCGCGGACCTGAGAGGAATCCAGGTACCACCCCTTGGGAGATCACCAGTGGTCCCACCGCAACGAGCACCAACCCAACCGCCAGCAGCACCGGCACCCGTCCCCCGAGATTACGGTAGGGGAAGGGAACTAGATGCTACGTTCGACGGAGAccctgaagaagtggacctaTACTTTTAAGCATAATCTCTTGTTcctaggggttgtccttgaaagggcagctgctgtgagagccctctcagccccacccaccttacagggtgtctgttgtgggggaggaagggaaaggagattgtaggccgctctgagactctgtccttgaaaaggcagctgctgtgagagccctctcagccccacccaccttacagggtgtctgttgtgggagaggaagggaaaggagattgtaggccgctctgagttcagagagaagggcggggtataaatctgcagtcttcttcaaagaAGCCAGGGCGTAAAATGAGCATTAAATACAGACTGAGCAGTGGAAAGAGGTCAACAAGACACCTTTGGGAATAGGTCTGTCCAAGTAAGAACTGACCACTGGAGCAGGgtgcatcctcccccccccccgcaccattCTGAACTGGGCCAGCTTCTCCAGAAAGATGTGGTTGATCTTATTGAAAACCAGCATGGGATTTAGGGGAATCAGTGGAAAGTCCCAAATAATTTGAGACCAGGAAGAACTTTTCATGTTCTGCTGGCTCTGAGGCCTCTGGTTTGCGTGTGTCTTTTACAGGGATTCACACCCTACAGGTGCTCTCTGGCTGCGAACTGAATGAGGACAACGGAGCCACCAGAAGGTTTGCGAAGTACGGCTACAACGGGAGGGACTTTCTCAGCTGGGACCAGGAGACGCTCACCTGGACGGCAATGGATGCAGAGGCCGAGCCCACCAAGAGGAAGTGGGAAGCCCAGCGGCACCGTGGGAAACTCTGGAAGCATTTCCTGAACAACACCTGCGTGGAGTGGCTGCACACACACCTGCGCTACGGGAAGGAGACCCTGCTGAAAGCTGGTGAGGAGGGGAAACGGGGTGGCGGAGAGAAGGAAGAGGGCAAAGGTGTCTTCCCTTGCCGGAAGCCCCCTTGGACCAAGGGAAAGCACCCTGCTAACCAGCCACCACCCCTCAAGGGCTTCCTGAGaacatctagaccaggggtgtcatttgttatgagggccggatctaacataaatgagatcttgtcgggtgggccatgtgtgttcctattttagattaggtagcagagatataaacttagcaaagagcacaaacacaattaaaggtttgttTTTACCaaaaaaacttgaaataaaacatgttaaaaacattaacattcagtcagggccggatctgggggggaggggggggcagagggaagcGCCGACAGAGGACGGGCACCATATTGAGTATGGAGCCCACTGTATTCTATGGCACCATAAAATAGactggcccaaaagggggcataattttttaattctgcccctccccccaaatgtagatccggtcctgcattcagtcttaaaggtgctttctttgtatttctcccatgggatccagggaatggggcaaaggaagctgtggctctttctttccttcctcagccagtagaaggaagagaggcttggctcaatagctctgctgtgcaattgaaagagcctggagagacaagctctgcctccccccccacttcctccacacaagaggagcctcagccaatggagaaaatagaggttttgttctttagctcctgtgcaattgagcaagccttgcaaagcaagctgtgatgcagaaggaagcaaggggtggggggaaaggaagcagatgacagccagtttgctcgggggcctaatttggcccctgggccgcatgtttgacaaccctgatctAGACTGAGCCACTGAGAAGATATCCTTCTAATGCAGTAATAGACTTTAAAACTCAGTAACAGTGTGGAAATCCCGGAAGATACTTTATAGCAAACCATGTCTTGCCCAGGCGTTCTAGCGCATAGGGAAGAGATTAAGAGAAACAACCCAGAGAATATACAGCCCTAAATTAAACCAAAAAGCGTCTCTGTGAAAAGATTTACTTTTAAAAacagaggagggaaaggaaaagggtGGTTAGATTCTGaaaaagcagtagaacaaaacagaagGGAACACAGCACGAGTCCATGGAACAACGCACAATGTCACAGCCcacaaataaaagcaaaaaatTCAATCAGTCAAGTACATGTTACTTCAGCTGTAGCAGGTTCCTCAGACCTTATTGTAGTTATTTTAAACATGCCTTTTTTTCTACCTTCAGCAGCCCAAgatagccattttggtgtagtcgttaagtgcacagactcttatctgggaccaccaggtttgatttcccactcctccacttgcacctgctggaatggccttgggtcagccacaagttctctcaaggctgttctgctcaagagcagtttctgtcagagctctctcagtaccacctacctcacagggtgtctgttgtggggaggggaagggaaagagatttgtaagccgctctgactcCTTGGGGTAGCAAAgagtgtggtataaatccaatctcctcctcttcttctcctccttctccttctcctcctccttcttctcctcctccttctcctccttctcttctcctcctcttctttctcctcctcctccttttcctcctcctccttttcctcctctttctcttctcctcccccttctcctcctccttcttctccccctcctcctcctcttcctcctccttctccccctcctcctcttcctccttcttctcctccttctcctcttctccctccttctcttctcctcctcctccttctcctcctcttttctcctcctcctcctcttcctcctcctccttcacctcctcctcccccttctcctcctccttctcctcctcctcctcctccttctcctcctcctcctcctcctccttctcttcctcctgctgctcagcaaCTGCCATGTAAGGAAGCAGGGAGTTGCTGCATTCTTAAGGCCCAATACTGGTTATTTTCACAGAGCCACCAATGGTTCGCATAACCCACAAGGCAGGATCAGAGGGCCTGGAGACTCTCGTCTGCCGACTCCATGGCTTCTACCCCAAAGAGATCGATGTGACATGGAGAAAGGGCAGGGAAGTCTGGCACCAGGACACCCTGATGGGGGGTGTCACCCCCAACTCAGATGGGACTTACCACACCTGGATAAGCGTTGATGTTGACCCCAAAGAGAGGGGCCACTACCGGTGCCACGTGGAACACGATGGCCTTCCAGAGCCCCTGGACTTGGCCTTGGAGGAGCCAGGTGAGAAACTGAAGGGGGTTGGGGGTGGCTttcttttgggaggggggagtcaacagattataaaggtaaaggtagccccctgtgcaagcaccagtcattttcaactctggggtgacgttgctttcacaacgttttcacggcagactttttatggggtggtttgccattgccttccccagtcgtctacactttccccccccccctagcaagctggggactcattttactgacctcggaagaatggaaggctgagtcaacctggagccagctacctgaaccagctttcgctgggatcgaactaaggtcatgagcagagggctccaactgcagtactgttgTGAATTTGGTGATGTTACCTTATTGAGCTGTATAGTTATTTTCCCCTGGTTCCTTAGAGCCAAGAAAACCATGTGCTTCAGATTAGTTTCATTTTCCTATGCTGGTGGTTTGCTGGACTCTCTCCTTCCACACAGTAGCACTCTGCTAATTCTTCCCAGCAGTTAAGAAAAGGCAATTAAGAAAAGGCAAACACTCATCCCTTCAGCAGcaccctctccctctctttctcagagCTCAACTGATTGTACTCTGCCTCTAGTGAGGCGCAGCCTtagaaatgcaaagagggtggggctagcagtcagccccaggcaacaTAAACTCTTCCAATCAGTAACAATCAGCTACACTTGGCTACAGCCCTGTCGAAAAGGACAACAGAAACAGCAGTTCTTCTTCCCCAGCAAGCAAACACACAAATTTCAGACTCTCTGCATCCACACAGTAGCACTCAACTAATTCTCCCCAGCAGCTAAGAAAAGGCAGTTAAGAAAAGGCAAACACTCACCCCTTCAgcagcattctctctctctctctctctctcagagctcaacTGACTGTGACTGTTGATCTGTCCCTTGCAGTGCCACATTCTGCATAGATATTTCTGCTTGAGGCCTTGCAGATATGGGGCCAGCCTGAGTAGATGCATTTTTCCTCTCATTTCAGCATCCAAAGTGGGGCTCATTGTGGGAGTCCTGCTAGGGGTCATGGCTGCTCTCATCCTGGTGGGGGCCGGGCTCACCGTCCACATCAGTAAGTAAAATGCCGCTTGAGAGGGGCCGTGGgggagcatctgctcggcatgcagaaggcccccaaGGTCaagctccagcatctccagttaagaggtcAAGGTCAGGGGTGGCTGATCTGTGGCTCGGGagacatatgtggctctttcacacatgttgtgtggctcttgagggcCCCACGAGCCCAttggacagcttggagaaggaatggctctctttaaatcactttgcaggc includes these proteins:
- the LOC132572131 gene encoding major histocompatibility complex class I-related gene protein-like codes for the protein MEKSAARGLLLLLLLGGVARLLDGGSAADAFSRHTLHYFETAIWEPGWQLPQFTSLAYVDDWLIGSYDSHADQCVPQSPWIEDIIHDDSDFWARTTGWDFASSFVMDLMILKNVHNQSRGIHTLQVLSGCELNEDNGATRRFAKYGYNGRDFLSWDQETLTWTAMDAEAEPTKRKWEAQRHRGKLWKHFLNNTCVEWLHTHLRYGKETLLKAEPPMVRITHKAGSEGLETLVCRLHGFYPKEIDVTWRKGREVWHQDTLMGGVTPNSDGTYHTWISVDVDPKERGHYRCHVEHDGLPEPLDLALEEPASKVGLIVGVLLGVMAALILVGAGLTVHIKKQQGSTYKATPTASEHGTDSSVSA